The Methanosphaera sp. BMS genome contains a region encoding:
- a CDS encoding DUF4011 domain-containing protein: MIANENEIIVNKITEYREKLLDMSMRNKLLNFKKTAKSLEIVDENIVELFDLLILKQKRMGFLPRKGSFVQEDNTWHSFDKVKESHTDNYLQTNLEEKTLNRWLLRSLNDNRSMIQEQGFNSLFLALGFVEWIDPKSNNKYSAPLILIPVELERESIETSFKLSWNDDDIRSNLSLQFKLSEQGLDFPLFEELNDREELNEYLSNVNKFLAKQDWRITKDIYLANFNFKKFVMYKDLEFNQWPNLESNNVKNLFFGGETPSLDYDTDYTNNLDSKGSYEVYNVLDADSSQVDVIEEIIKGKDLVVEGPPGTGKSQTIVNLISELLANEKSILFVSEKKAALDVVKSRLDSVGLGDACLEIHGAKYNKRDFLDEMDRTLQLNYEKLKDTSDLDKLDLLKQDLNDYSVEIFKEYGNTGLNAYTIIGSLNVVEKSLNDNNQVIHNYTINNPQLMTKKLRQETVNNLTEIASIYELVAPVKKNFWYGFDIEYIDDSQFDELYSAIDSFDNSLNNLISLKNDIYNITGINSDNNYLIDELDEKISYLNDKIYCDSTEELSNLITNITEYQNEITSINTNSLELNVEEYTTELSTINDQLKDSPNIDNLNIDETNTLLEDIETYNNQYTNLITIKNNIYATTGINKDKNYSCYELNDKINFLNDKTYCDSTEELSNLITNITEYQNEITSINTNSLELNVEEYTTELSTINDQLKDSPNIDNLNIDETNTLLEDIETYNNQYTNLITIKNNIYATTGINKDKNYSCYELNDKINFLNDKTYCDSTEELSNLITNITEYQNKVKYINLNSLDINVNNYSGQLSNIKRIIDDSIVNIYFVENNPDMINRFKQLSDFVNQSPLKNALNDNQLEYKLNLFIEKSNKMFKFMDSEFKTLKNEFNSYYNREVDKEVIINDFNEIISKNNELISVKSQLLVRNELINDSVLYDRCIEIQQTLKRKKEIISELRVIDPSFDINDISRILEQLENIDYIQKIREEVHRKDYFGERYFTNYQSIASDTNELNRQLNEMINLNKQIENNTYTTQTINYLQTNNPTPNELTTQLNNKYNQTKEQYEKITTTLQIKNKYNFENIFTEENTEFNKIIKQIYDNKETYLRKKEITTQLHSTDPSFEPNNIPTIINQLSKIKEIQQLQNQIHSNDDNGKKYFKNYQSIKSNTNELTTQLNEMINLNKQIQNNTYTTQTINYLQTNNPTPNELTTQLNNKYNQTKEQYEKITTTLQIKNKINFENIFTEENTEFNKIIKQIYDNKETYLRKKEITTQLHSTDPSFEPNNIPTIINQLSKIKEIQQLQNQIHSNDDNGKKYFKNYQSIKSNTNELTTQLNEMINLNKQIQNNTYTTQTINYLQTNNPTPNELTTQLNNKYNETKELFDIITTTLKIDDKYIFDRIFLESDEKFNVLLTELKENKNSLHTYHQFIELCQEYSNEYTNEIIDLIKQDQIKYDSIVDLFEYNFLNNCINDIKQNNAILRKFNYNIHNNKIEEFKQLDRKSLQLNQYRIKEQLAGKRPNTASSLAMNSPLGMLNKEIGKKRKIKPIRQILGIIQPILKDIKPCLMMSPMSISQYLDSKYFESYFDYVIFDEASQVKVEDSIGALLRGKHYVIMGDTKQLPPTSFFDVSLEKEDEEPDEYDTEGIESILELSKTSFESKMLKWHYRSKHDSLIAFSNMEFYNNNLNVFPSTIKDSHELGIQFEYDPTSVYDRGKSRRNIKEAKNIIDYAMKVFRKYGDKKTVGVGTFSTAQRDAIEDQLEIKLKDNPEMFPFFDQDKKDGFFIKNLENIQGDERDIILISIGYGFDINHKLSPTFGPLNRDGGEKRLNVLITRAKERCVIFANFKSSDLELPEKASRGAQVLKNYLYFAEKKEFPKNYRTGEDFDSPFEESVYNYLDEKGYLIEKQVGIAGYRIDLALVDPDDNDRFLLAIECDGANYHSSRSARDRDRLRQDVLENLGWTFYRIWSWDWFYNQNDSKKRLIEAVEYAIKHKDDEKILEKEEVIFEPELEVKTVEEIKEEQINKYVKDYEYFKAQTPYSNNIQLIRDIILCEQPIHVNDIYSRVKEALGRTSATKKFKNEIDMNLKGVCNIFPIIEDNDFYYYGKYTLKYVRRREKPNIKTISDMELKQSIIISLLLNTCLDEKDLLKTASSLIGYKSMGKIFKERCTPLLKELEVDTITLEKEGYVLKEDIIKKYNE, encoded by the coding sequence ATGATTGCTAATGAAAATGAAATTATTGTAAATAAGATAACAGAGTATCGTGAAAAGTTATTAGATATGTCCATGAGAAATAAACTTCTTAATTTTAAAAAGACTGCCAAATCTCTCGAAATAGTAGATGAGAATATTGTTGAATTATTTGATTTGTTAATTTTAAAACAAAAAAGAATGGGTTTTCTTCCTAGAAAAGGAAGTTTTGTCCAAGAGGATAATACTTGGCATAGTTTTGATAAAGTTAAGGAATCACATACTGATAACTATTTGCAAACTAATTTGGAAGAAAAAACTTTGAATAGATGGTTATTACGTTCTTTAAATGATAATAGATCCATGATTCAAGAACAAGGTTTTAATAGTTTATTTTTAGCATTAGGTTTTGTTGAATGGATTGATCCTAAAAGTAATAATAAGTATTCTGCCCCTTTAATATTAATCCCTGTAGAGTTAGAAAGAGAATCTATTGAAACATCCTTCAAATTATCATGGAATGACGATGATATTCGTTCTAATTTATCATTACAATTTAAATTATCAGAACAAGGTCTTGATTTTCCATTATTTGAAGAATTGAATGATAGAGAGGAATTAAATGAGTATTTAAGTAATGTTAATAAATTTCTAGCTAAGCAAGATTGGAGAATAACTAAAGATATTTACCTAGCTAACTTTAATTTTAAAAAGTTTGTCATGTATAAAGATTTGGAATTTAATCAATGGCCTAATCTTGAATCAAATAATGTGAAAAATCTATTTTTTGGTGGTGAAACACCTTCATTAGATTATGATACTGATTATACAAATAATTTAGATTCTAAGGGTTCTTATGAGGTATATAATGTTTTAGATGCTGATTCATCACAGGTTGATGTTATTGAAGAGATTATTAAGGGTAAAGATCTTGTTGTTGAAGGTCCTCCTGGGACGGGTAAATCTCAGACTATTGTTAATCTCATATCTGAACTTTTGGCAAATGAGAAATCGATTTTATTTGTCAGTGAAAAGAAGGCTGCTCTTGATGTTGTTAAATCTAGACTGGATAGTGTGGGTTTAGGTGATGCTTGTCTTGAAATTCATGGTGCCAAATACAATAAAAGGGATTTTCTTGATGAGATGGATAGAACATTACAGTTAAATTATGAAAAACTGAAGGATACATCTGATCTTGACAAGTTGGACTTACTTAAACAAGATTTGAATGATTATTCAGTGGAAATTTTTAAGGAATATGGTAATACTGGTTTGAATGCTTATACTATTATAGGTTCTTTAAATGTGGTTGAAAAATCTTTAAATGATAATAATCAGGTTATTCATAATTACACTATCAATAATCCACAACTTATGACAAAAAAACTACGTCAAGAGACTGTAAATAACTTAACTGAGATAGCATCTATTTATGAACTTGTAGCACCGGTTAAGAAGAATTTTTGGTATGGATTTGATATTGAGTATATTGATGATTCTCAATTTGATGAGTTATATTCAGCTATTGATTCATTTGATAATTCTTTAAATAATTTAATTTCTTTAAAAAATGATATTTATAATATTACGGGTATTAACAGTGATAATAATTACCTTATTGATGAATTAGATGAAAAAATTTCTTATTTAAATGATAAAATATATTGTGACTCAACAGAAGAACTATCAAATTTAATAACAAACATTACAGAATATCAAAATGAAATAACATCCATTAACACAAATAGCCTTGAATTAAATGTGGAAGAATATACTACAGAACTATCAACCATAAATGACCAATTAAAAGACTCACCAAATATAGATAATCTAAACATAGATGAAACCAACACATTACTTGAAGACATCGAAACATACAACAACCAATACACAAACCTTATTACCATAAAAAACAACATCTATGCCACGACAGGAATAAATAAAGATAAAAATTATTCCTGCTACGAATTAAATGATAAGATAAACTTCTTAAATGATAAAACATACTGTGACTCAACAGAAGAACTATCAAATTTAATAACAAACATTACAGAATATCAAAATGAAATAACATCCATTAACACCAATAGCCTTGAATTAAATGTGGAAGAATATACTACAGAACTATCAACCATAAATGACCAATTAAAAGACTCACCAAATATAGATAATCTAAACATAGATGAAACCAATACATTACTTGAAGACATCGAAACATACAACAACCAATACACAAACCTTATTACCATAAAAAACAACATCTATGCCACGACAGGAATAAATAAAGATAAAAATTATTCCTGCTACGAATTAAATGATAAGATAAACTTCTTAAATGATAAAACATACTGTGACTCAACAGAAGAACTATCAAATTTAATAACAAACATTACAGAATATCAAAACAAAGTAAAATATATTAATCTTAATTCTCTTGATATAAATGTAAACAATTATAGTGGCCAGTTAAGTAATATAAAAAGAATTATTGATGATTCTATAGTGAATATTTATTTTGTTGAAAATAATCCGGACATGATAAATAGATTTAAGCAACTATCTGATTTTGTTAATCAATCTCCATTAAAGAATGCGTTAAATGATAATCAACTAGAATATAAATTAAATTTATTTATAGAAAAAAGCAATAAAATGTTTAAATTCATGGATTCAGAATTTAAAACATTGAAAAATGAATTTAATTCTTATTATAATAGAGAAGTGGATAAAGAAGTAATTATAAATGATTTTAATGAGATTATATCTAAGAATAATGAGTTAATTTCAGTTAAAAGTCAGTTACTTGTAAGAAATGAATTAATTAACGATTCTGTTTTATATGACAGATGTATTGAAATTCAACAAACACTTAAACGTAAAAAAGAGATTATTTCAGAATTAAGAGTTATTGACCCCTCTTTTGATATTAACGACATTTCAAGAATTTTAGAACAACTGGAAAATATTGATTATATTCAAAAAATCCGAGAAGAAGTGCATAGAAAAGATTATTTTGGTGAAAGATATTTCACAAATTATCAGTCAATAGCTAGTGATACAAATGAATTAAATAGACAGTTAAATGAAATGATAAACCTAAACAAACAAATAGAAAACAACACATACACAACACAAACAATAAACTACCTACAAACAAACAACCCAACACCAAACGAACTAACAACACAACTAAACAACAAATACAACCAAACAAAAGAACAATATGAAAAAATAACAACAACACTACAAATAAAAAACAAATATAACTTCGAAAACATATTCACAGAAGAAAACACAGAATTCAACAAAATAATCAAACAAATATACGACAATAAAGAAACATACCTCAGAAAAAAAGAGATAACAACCCAACTACACTCCACCGATCCATCATTCGAACCAAACAATATCCCAACAATAATAAACCAACTATCCAAAATCAAAGAAATCCAACAACTCCAAAACCAAATCCACTCAAACGATGATAATGGTAAAAAATACTTCAAAAACTACCAATCAATAAAAAGTAACACAAACGAACTAACAACACAACTAAATGAAATGATAAACCTAAACAAACAAATACAAAACAACACATACACAACACAAACAATAAACTACCTACAAACAAACAACCCAACACCAAACGAACTAACAACACAACTAAACAACAAATACAACCAAACAAAAGAACAATATGAAAAAATAACAACAACACTACAAATAAAAAACAAAATTAACTTCGAAAACATATTCACAGAAGAAAACACAGAATTCAACAAAATAATCAAACAAATATACGACAATAAAGAAACATACCTCAGAAAAAAAGAGATAACAACCCAACTACACTCCACCGATCCATCATTCGAACCAAACAATATCCCAACAATAATAAACCAACTATCCAAAATCAAAGAAATCCAACAACTCCAAAACCAAATCCACTCAAACGATGATAATGGTAAAAAATACTTCAAAAACTACCAATCAATAAAAAGTAACACAAACGAACTAACAACACAACTAAATGAAATGATAAACCTAAACAAACAAATACAAAACAACACATACACAACACAAACAATAAACTACCTACAAACAAACAACCCAACACCAAACGAACTAACAACACAACTAAACAACAAATACAATGAAACTAAAGAGTTATTCGATATAATCACCACAACTCTTAAAATAGATGATAAGTATATTTTTGATAGAATATTTTTAGAAAGTGATGAAAAATTCAATGTGCTACTAACAGAACTTAAGGAGAATAAAAATTCATTACATACCTATCATCAATTCATAGAATTATGTCAAGAATATAGTAATGAATATACGAATGAAATAATTGATTTAATTAAACAAGATCAAATAAAATATGATTCCATAGTAGATTTATTTGAATATAACTTTTTAAACAATTGTATAAATGATATCAAACAAAATAATGCTATTTTAAGAAAATTCAACTATAATATTCACAATAACAAGATTGAAGAATTCAAACAGTTAGATAGAAAATCATTACAATTAAATCAATATAGAATAAAAGAACAACTTGCAGGAAAAAGACCAAATACGGCTTCATCACTAGCCATGAATTCACCATTAGGCATGTTAAATAAGGAAATTGGTAAAAAACGTAAAATCAAACCGATAAGACAAATATTAGGCATTATCCAACCAATTTTAAAAGATATTAAACCATGTTTAATGATGAGTCCAATGAGTATATCCCAATATCTTGATTCAAAATATTTCGAGTCTTACTTTGACTATGTAATCTTTGATGAAGCCAGTCAAGTAAAAGTTGAAGATTCAATAGGAGCATTACTTAGAGGAAAACATTACGTTATAATGGGAGATACCAAACAATTACCTCCAACATCATTCTTTGATGTATCATTAGAAAAAGAAGATGAAGAACCTGATGAATATGACACAGAGGGTATTGAAAGTATATTGGAGTTAAGTAAAACATCATTTGAATCTAAAATGTTAAAATGGCATTACAGAAGTAAACATGACTCCTTAATAGCATTTTCAAATATGGAATTTTATAACAATAATTTAAATGTTTTCCCATCAACAATTAAAGATTCACATGAGCTTGGAATTCAATTTGAATATGATCCAACTAGCGTTTATGATCGAGGAAAAAGTAGACGTAATATTAAAGAAGCAAAAAACATCATAGATTATGCAATGAAAGTATTTAGAAAATATGGTGATAAAAAAACCGTAGGTGTGGGAACATTCAGTACAGCACAACGTGATGCTATCGAGGATCAGCTAGAAATTAAACTTAAAGATAATCCCGAGATGTTTCCATTCTTTGATCAAGATAAGAAAGATGGATTTTTCATAAAGAACCTAGAAAACATACAAGGAGATGAAAGAGATATTATCCTTATCTCCATAGGTTATGGATTTGATATAAATCATAAATTATCACCAACCTTTGGACCATTAAATAGAGATGGAGGAGAAAAACGATTAAATGTACTTATTACCCGTGCAAAAGAAAGATGTGTGATATTTGCTAACTTCAAATCATCCGATTTAGAATTACCTGAAAAAGCCTCACGTGGAGCACAAGTACTTAAAAATTATTTATATTTTGCAGAGAAAAAGGAGTTTCCTAAAAACTATAGAACTGGAGAAGACTTTGATTCACCTTTCGAGGAAAGTGTATATAACTACCTAGATGAAAAGGGTTATCTGATAGAAAAACAAGTTGGAATAGCAGGTTATAGAATAGATTTAGCACTAGTTGATCCAGATGATAACGACAGATTCCTTTTAGCAATTGAATGTGATGGTGCAAATTATCATTCATCCCGTTCTGCTAGAGATAGAGATAGACTTCGTCAAGATGTACTAGAAAACCTGGGATGGACATTCTACAGAATATGGTCCTGGGATTGGTTCTATAATCAGAATGATAGTAAAAAACGACTCATAGAAGCAGTTGAATATGCAATTAAACATAAAGATGACGAAAAAATACTTGAGAAAGAAGAAGTAATCTTTGAACCCGAATTAGAAGTTAAAACTGTGGAAGAAATCAAGGAGGAACAAATAAATAAATATGTTAAAGATTATGAATACTTTAAAGCACAAACGCCTTATTCAAATAATATACAATTGATTAGAGACATAATCCTATGTGAACAACCTATTCATGTTAATGATATTTATTCTAGAGTAAAAGAAGCATTAGGTAGAACAAGTGCAACCAAGAAATTTAAAAATGAAATAGATATGAATCTCAAGGGAGTTTGTAACATATTTCCTATAATTGAAGATAATGACTTTTATTATTATGGAAAGTATACTTTAAAATATGTTAGAAGAAGAGAAAAACCTAATATAAAAACAATATCTGATATGGAGCTTAAACAATCTATTATCATATCATTACTATTAAATACTTGTTTGGATGAAAAGGATTTGCTTAAAACAGCTTCCAGTTTAATTGGTTATAAATCAATGGGTAAAATATTTAAAGAAAGATGTACTCCCCTATTAAAAGAATTAGAAGTTGATACTATTACATTAGAAAAAGAAGGATATGTCTTAAAGGAGGATATAATTAAAAAATATAATGAGTAA
- a CDS encoding DEAD/DEAH box helicase, with protein sequence MTGNDVLGLLDYKLKYFLQNNLGWTDLTEIQKETIPIILNNKNSLIIAPTASGKTEAALIPIYNNLITKSLDATSVLYIAPLKALINDMDKRLHSWNKYFGLSATKWHGDVSVSMKNKYLKKPTDILLTTPESLEVMLINKSEGQKKKIFGNIKYVIIDEIHYFIESERGIQLNSLLKRLTEYTDGFIKIGLSATVGNPEVVSKWIDYKNPVKVIKTSAKPVIKYKTQFYDKKMEIAENLKPYSNKKLLLFCKSRQSVEEINTLLKDKLDTNIYLHHSSINKDLREENEDLFKNQEKGIMVSTNTLELGIDIGNIDVVSMITPPNEISSFMQKIGRSGRKSKIERALLFTSDDITSLKYLAQMNLSYENKVEDINIRKYALDIYLHQILSIIFQKTEINIPDAYYILHDTYVFKDISKDTYKELIKHLVDSKILDLIGKKLSLGYEFEKLFGQMNFLNFYSVFTTSTSFKIKNGLKEIGELDVLYVFGLKSGARFILSGQYWEITEIDYNNYIIYVKKSPKTKEIPGWNSGNQYQSYLLCRQIYDILLDNFDHTLLEKFNDKFNIWLKNLIEYTKEFNLNYNIVPITFRYKEDLQVIHIYTFAGGKVNLLLSNLISEHVEIIESEENDYYIKLVSPDDIVEDIVLFYNNLDENNINHETETYLNSITIEEFRTKYSPYLPEEQQETTIKGLIFNFDDLQDLVTHTNMEIVSGLNYKELNNE encoded by the coding sequence ATGACTGGTAATGATGTATTAGGCTTATTGGATTATAAGTTAAAATATTTTCTACAAAACAACTTAGGGTGGACTGATTTAACTGAAATTCAAAAAGAAACTATTCCTATAATATTAAATAATAAAAATTCATTAATTATTGCTCCTACTGCTAGTGGTAAAACAGAAGCAGCATTAATCCCAATATACAATAATTTAATTACTAAAAGTTTAGATGCAACTAGTGTACTTTATATTGCTCCTTTAAAAGCTTTGATTAATGATATGGATAAACGTTTACATTCCTGGAATAAATATTTTGGACTTAGTGCTACAAAATGGCATGGTGATGTATCAGTATCAATGAAAAATAAATATCTTAAAAAACCCACGGATATTTTATTAACAACACCTGAATCATTAGAAGTAATGTTAATAAATAAAAGTGAAGGTCAAAAGAAGAAAATATTTGGAAACATTAAATATGTAATCATTGATGAAATACATTATTTTATTGAAAGTGAACGTGGAATACAGTTAAATTCATTACTTAAACGATTAACAGAATATACGGATGGATTTATAAAAATAGGATTATCCGCTACAGTAGGAAATCCAGAGGTAGTTTCAAAGTGGATTGATTATAAAAATCCAGTTAAGGTAATAAAAACTTCGGCCAAACCTGTCATAAAATATAAAACCCAATTTTATGATAAAAAAATGGAGATTGCTGAAAATTTAAAACCATATTCTAACAAAAAACTATTATTATTTTGTAAATCAAGACAAAGTGTTGAAGAAATTAACACTTTATTAAAAGATAAATTAGATACAAACATTTATCTTCATCATTCATCCATTAATAAAGATTTACGTGAAGAAAATGAAGATTTGTTTAAAAATCAAGAAAAAGGAATTATGGTTAGTACTAACACATTAGAACTTGGAATCGATATTGGAAATATTGATGTAGTCTCTATGATTACACCACCTAATGAAATAAGTTCTTTTATGCAAAAAATTGGTAGAAGTGGTAGAAAAAGTAAAATAGAGAGAGCATTACTCTTTACATCTGATGATATTACCAGCTTAAAATATTTAGCTCAAATGAATTTATCATATGAAAATAAAGTGGAAGATATTAATATACGTAAATATGCATTGGATATTTATTTACATCAAATTCTCAGTATTATCTTCCAAAAGACAGAAATAAACATTCCTGATGCATATTACATATTACATGACACGTATGTATTTAAGGACATTTCAAAGGACACATATAAAGAATTGATTAAACACTTAGTTGATTCCAAGATATTAGATTTGATAGGTAAAAAATTATCATTAGGTTATGAATTTGAAAAACTATTTGGTCAAATGAATTTCCTTAATTTTTATTCCGTATTTACCACATCAACATCATTTAAAATAAAAAATGGTCTTAAAGAAATTGGAGAACTAGATGTTCTTTATGTATTTGGATTAAAATCAGGTGCAAGATTCATTTTAAGTGGTCAATACTGGGAAATAACTGAAATTGATTATAACAATTATATAATTTATGTAAAAAAATCTCCAAAAACTAAAGAAATTCCTGGATGGAACTCTGGAAATCAATATCAATCATATCTGCTATGTAGACAAATATATGATATATTACTTGATAATTTTGATCATACATTACTAGAAAAATTCAATGATAAATTCAATATATGGTTAAAAAATTTAATTGAATATACAAAAGAATTTAATTTAAATTATAACATAGTTCCGATAACATTTAGATATAAAGAAGATCTTCAAGTAATACATATCTACACTTTTGCTGGAGGTAAAGTTAATCTTTTATTAAGCAATTTAATATCAGAACATGTTGAAATTATTGAATCAGAAGAAAATGATTACTATATTAAATTAGTATCACCCGATGATATAGTTGAAGATATAGTTTTATTCTATAATAACTTAGATGAAAACAATATTAATCATGAGACTGAAACATATTTAAATTCTATTACAATAGAAGAATTCCGAACAAAATATAGTCCATATTTACCAGAAGAACAACAAGAGACTACTATTAAAGGATTAATTTTCAACTTTGATGATTTACAAGACTTGGTAACACACACAAATATGGAAATAGTAAGTGGATTAAACTATAAAGAATTAAATAATGAGTAA
- a CDS encoding BREX system ATP-binding domain-containing protein has product MDYQDTLNALKNGNIPRESILDFSVGREDELNEFKNILDRVENGTAVTKFINGEFGAGKSFFLKLIEETAFNDNFVVSRITLSQNLQFHKIENIYKEIAKTLKCKTGESLNHIIDRWITRLKVEAEDEYEDDDEIEERQEYLEHRIKEDLIATRDCSNSFATAIEKYFHAREEHDDETANYAQAWLRGDSNIPFTEKKKFGVKGDVTKENAFHFLTALSTFINSIGYSGLIILVDEAEFILKTPLEKSRSVAYNYMRDIYDNCNNGTFNGMLFVFAGTQQFYEDEKKGVKSYDALYSRIVNVLESDYDDLRTPIVNLHGFKENDVKKISDLIIDMHQETYQWDISNAKEAVSEFIDIRVANTGLTGGVIVPRTYIRELISVLDTVEQNQEQLNNKEEIIKLFKEEENSIETEEEIFDDW; this is encoded by the coding sequence ATGGATTATCAAGATACATTAAATGCCTTGAAAAATGGGAATATACCTCGAGAATCTATTCTGGATTTTTCAGTTGGTAGAGAAGATGAACTTAATGAATTTAAAAATATATTAGACAGAGTTGAAAATGGTACTGCTGTTACTAAGTTCATTAATGGTGAGTTTGGTGCCGGTAAATCATTTTTCTTAAAGTTAATAGAAGAAACTGCTTTTAATGATAATTTTGTTGTTTCTAGAATTACTCTTAGTCAGAATCTTCAGTTTCATAAGATTGAAAATATTTACAAGGAAATCGCTAAGACATTAAAATGTAAGACAGGAGAATCATTAAATCATATTATTGACCGGTGGATTACCCGACTTAAAGTTGAAGCTGAAGATGAATATGAAGATGACGATGAAATAGAGGAAAGACAGGAATACCTTGAACATCGTATTAAAGAGGACTTAATAGCTACTAGGGACTGTTCCAATTCATTTGCTACTGCTATTGAAAAATATTTCCATGCTAGAGAAGAACATGATGACGAAACTGCTAATTATGCCCAAGCATGGCTAAGAGGAGATTCAAATATACCTTTTACTGAAAAGAAAAAGTTTGGTGTTAAAGGTGATGTTACAAAGGAAAATGCTTTCCACTTTTTAACAGCTTTATCCACATTTATTAATTCAATCGGCTACTCTGGTCTTATAATCTTAGTTGATGAGGCAGAATTTATTCTTAAAACACCACTAGAAAAATCACGTTCTGTAGCCTATAATTATATGAGAGATATATATGATAACTGTAACAATGGAACATTTAATGGCATGCTATTTGTATTTGCAGGTACACAACAATTCTATGAAGATGAAAAGAAGGGTGTAAAGTCATATGATGCATTATACAGCAGAATAGTTAATGTTCTAGAAAGTGATTATGATGATCTTAGAACTCCTATCGTTAATTTACATGGTTTTAAGGAAAATGATGTTAAAAAAATTTCTGATTTAATCATAGACATGCATCAAGAAACATATCAATGGGATATTAGTAATGCTAAAGAAGCTGTTAGTGAATTTATAGACATACGTGTTGCTAATACTGGCCTTACTGGTGGAGTTATTGTACCTAGAACATATATTCGTGAGTTAATAAGTGTACTTGATACAGTTGAACAAAACCAAGAACAATTGAATAATAAAGAAGAGATTATTAAATTATTCAAAGAAGAAGAAAATTCAATAGAAACTGAAGAAGAGATATTTGATGACTGGTAA